A stretch of DNA from Verrucomicrobiota bacterium:
ACACCATTTCACCGGCTTTTGAGATTCCCGATAGGGTTGAGCCGCCTTTGGCGAAATACATTTTGGCCTGGCGGTAACCGTGGGACTTGCCCCACCCTCCGTTGTGCTCCGCCGGAACCGCACCCGATATTTCGAACACCCATACATAATCTTCCGTGGTTCCGGACTGATCCCAATCACCCCAGCGGATATCATGCAAGGTCGTCTCAACTGGTTCGCCCAGCTCGCGGTTGATGCGATGAATCATCATGGCGTCCAATCCCGCGCATTCGTCGACTTCGTTGAAATGCGGAATGGCCCGACCGGGGAACAACTCCTGTCCACCGTCTTTGCTGAAAACCGGAGGTCGCTTTGTGCTGTTGAGGGTGCCTTCCACCAAATCACTGGCCGGCAGCAGGTCTTTTAATCCGAGTTGGTATTGAATGCCTATGGACTCACAGCCGAATTCGTGTGCGAGTCGAACCGCCGCAATGTACATTTTGCATTGGTCTAAAACTTGATCCTCGGTAAGCTCATTTTCCGGATCCGAACCGAAGTGGAATTTCATACCCGCTTCGAGGTACCACTGGTAAACCGCTTGGGCCTCCGAATCACTCACCGTCTGGGTTTCATAAAAAAGCGCGGACTGGCTGAGCCGTTCCTTAAAAACGCCACAGGGATTGAGCAGATGATCGGGAATGATGGCATTGAACATGCCCATGCAGCCTTCGTCAAAGACTCCCATGATCGCTTTGTCCGACTTAAGCTTCCGCGCTTGAGCCCTACCCAGGGAAGCCGCTTCAGCCGGAAGGGGCACTTTTTCCAAGGGAGTGACGTGGCTTAAATCATGGTTGCATTTTCCGGTGTTCAGCCAGTCGCCCAGTTTTTCCCTGAAATAGGCATCGTTTTCAAAATCTTCGCTCCACAACGTGGAATACGCGACACCGGCCTTGGTGAGGGAGCCATTCAGGTTCAACATGCCAACCAATCCCGGCCATTGCCCCGACCAGTTGGCCACCGTGAGGATGGGTCCCCGGTGGGTCGTCAATCCCGCAAGGACATGATGGGAATACTGCCAAACACTTTCAGCCACGATGAGCGGCAAATCGGAATCCAGCGACCGGAAGACTTCCATGCCATAACGCTGGCTGTTTATGAAGCCATGGCCTTCATCATTCAATCCATGGGCGCGTTCGACTTCGAACCCGAGACTTTCTATGACAACAGAAAGTTGTTTTTCCATGGCGCGTTGAGTTGGCCAACAAAGGTTGTTGGCTGAGGCGCGGGCATCACCGCTGGCGAGAAGGAGTACTTTACCCATAGGTTTAAAGTTCTAATTTGTTAAGAAGACCCCGCAACTTTTCCCTATCATTCTTATCGAGACGAATAAATGGTTCGGCCATAAAATCATCACAGAGCCCCAGAATGGAAGCAGCGCATTTCGTGGTTTTAATATAACGGGAGCTGTTCTTGCCGATGTCATAAATTTTGCCGAACGCTTGGATTTTTTCCTGCAATTCAGCGCACTGCCTGGAGTCGCCTGAAACAGCAGACTCGTAAGCTTTAACAAACAGTTGAGGGTATGCATTTGCCCCTCCATTGACTCCACCATTGCCACCCAGGGAAATGGATTGGATCATCAACTCTTCCGGCCCAATAAAAAACGACCAGTCGGGTCGTTCGGCCCGAAGCTTACACAAGCGGGAATAATATTCCAGATTCCCACCGCTATCTTTTACTCCCAGAATTCGTTCAATGGATGTGAGGGCTTTTACAGTCTCAATCTCAAACCAGACCTTCGTGAGTGACGGCATATTATAGAGCATGACCGGGAGCGCCAGCTCTGATACAATATGTTCGACATATCGAATCAACTCTTCCTGATCCGCAGGAAAATAATAGGGCGTTGCAAGTACAACCGCATCTGCCCCGGAATCGGCTGCGACCTGTGAAAGCCGCACAGATTCAACAAAAGAAGTGTCGGTGACGGAAATGAACACCGGGATTCTTCCGCTTACCGTGTTACAGACTTTTTGAATGACTTCCGTTCTTAATCGATAACTCAGACTAGGCCCCTCACCCGTTGTTCCGAGGGCAAACAATCCGTGAACGCCACCGGCTATCACGTGTTCAATTAATCGCTCCAAGCCATCGTGATCGAGTGAGTCCCGGTCTTTCAGAGGAGTTATCAGCGGAGGGATGATGCCTTTAAAACGTGGTATAGTCATAAATATTTAAAACAGTGAGGATTTTCCATTTGAAACCCGAAGTCTGGCAATCCTTGAAATTGCCAGACCCACAAGAAGGATAACCAGGGTGGCAAAAACCGGAACCATGTAAGCATGGAGAAATTGACTCCAACCGCCTGAAGAACCTTCCATGGAAGTGGCCCAGGAATGTGGAGGGCTATCCACAGGAAAGAATAATAAAATCTGAATCAATTTAGGGAAAGACAGCCATAGAATCAAAGCAACGGCCGCGATGACAGCAGTAATAGCCGAAGGGTTCTTCGCCTTTCGACTAATCATACCCAATAAAAACAAGCCGCTCATTCCACCTCCGAGTATGCCCGACATAGTCCACCAGATATCCAACGCGCTTTCCGTCAGACGCACGAGCAAAAGAGATAATCCTGTTCCGAGGATACCCCAGAGTATGGTTCCCCCATATAAAACCAGCATCGTTTGACGATTACCAGCCCGGGGATTGATGAAGCGCTTAAAATAGTCACTCATCAATAACGTAGCCGATGAGTTCAAACTGGTGGATACGGTACTCATGGCAGCAGCGAATATGGCAGCGATCAATAACCCGCGAATTCCCGGAGGCAATCGTGTCGCAATAAAATAGGGAAACACACGATCACCAATTTCTTCTGGTTCCAATGAAGAGGCCAGCGTGGATACTTCGGCTGAAAAATCTTCAGCGGAAACAGAATGGCCCTGCTGCAACAGCTTCTGCCGCGCCACGATTTTCTTAACAGCGAAGAGGCCCTCAGACGTTTGAAACTCGGATTGAGAAATTGAAACGCTGCTAACTTCACCTTCTGGAACACTTTTATAAAAAGCGAAAAGCGTTGTCCCGATGAAGAAAAACAAAGCGCTAACGGGGACATATAACAAAGCACCCAACCAAATGCTACGTCGGGCTTCCTTGTCCGAACTGGAGGCGATGTAACGTTGAATATAACTCTGATCGATGCCGAAATTCTGCAGGTTGATGGCGATTCCGTAGAGCAACACCACCCAGAAAGTTGGAATCGCCAGACTGGGTCCAAAATCACCCAGCGAAAATTTGTTTCCAGCCGCAGCCGCTTCAAACACCGCCGGAAGTCCACCCGGGATCTGAAACAACATCACAATCAGGCAAAGCACAGCACCCGCCATGAGTACAATGGCCTGAATCGCATCCGTCCAAATTACAGCGGTGATGCCGCCAATAAAGGCGTACAAGGTGACACAAAAACCGGTTACCAAAATAATAGTATAAATGTCCCATCCGAAAATTACCTGCATGGGTAAAGCCATCAGGTACAGGACTACGGCGATGCGGGCAATTTGCGTCAGCAGATAGAAAAAGCTGGCATATACCCTGGCCCACAACCCAAAGCGATTCTCCAATAGAGCGTATGCTGAGACTTCCCCGCTCTTTCGGTAGTAGGGAAGAAAATAGCGAACGGATATACAGGCGACAATTGGAATGGAAAGGGAGAATACAAACGGATTCCAGTTCGCAGCGAATGTTTTCCCAGGCAATGCCAGGTAACTAATACTACTTAAAAATGTGGCAAAGATGGAAAGACCACAAACCCAACCTGGAAGAGATCTGTTTGCCGTCGTGTAGCCTTCTTCGTTTCGGGTTCTACGATAAAAATAGAAGCCAATCCCCATGGTTGCTAAAAAATAAAGACAAAGAATTGTCCAATCAAAAAAGTGGAATGAGGCATTCATGGAGTCACGTTATTTTGCCATGAAAGTCCAATCGTAGTTAGGTATTCATCAAGGTCCATTTTTCTCTTTTTTGCCTTCATTCTTTTTGAAACATTCTGACTCAAGACCTCACTGGCATGATTCAAAATTCTGCATCCTAATAAACCCGTTAGCTTGAATTTCTTCACAAACTGAGTGCGGTCAGAAGAAATTTCCTTTAGAGAGAACCCCAGCGGTAGCGATTGATACCGCCACCGCTGGGAAACAAACAAACTACGAACTTCTAGCTTTAAAGTTGGTATAAATCAGAAGCTTGATCTAACCGTGAACCGAATATCTCG
This window harbors:
- a CDS encoding fucose isomerase, encoding MGKVLLLASGDARASANNLCWPTQRAMEKQLSVVIESLGFEVERAHGLNDEGHGFINSQRYGMEVFRSLDSDLPLIVAESVWQYSHHVLAGLTTHRGPILTVANWSGQWPGLVGMLNLNGSLTKAGVAYSTLWSEDFENDAYFREKLGDWLNTGKCNHDLSHVTPLEKVPLPAEAASLGRAQARKLKSDKAIMGVFDEGCMGMFNAIIPDHLLNPCGVFKERLSQSALFYETQTVSDSEAQAVYQWYLEAGMKFHFGSDPENELTEDQVLDQCKMYIAAVRLAHEFGCESIGIQYQLGLKDLLPASDLVEGTLNSTKRPPVFSKDGGQELFPGRAIPHFNEVDECAGLDAMMIHRINRELGEPVETTLHDIRWGDWDQSGTTEDYVWVFEISGAVPAEHNGGWGKSHGYRQAKMYFAKGGSTLSGISKAGEMVWSRIYVENNALNMDIGRGEAMDLPMEECKRRLDSTTAVWPLMNAVIYGVSRDQIMAKHKANHIQVVYGSSAEAADNALYARAAMASELNIKVNLCGTRKGGSAWGDK
- a CDS encoding dihydrodipicolinate synthase family protein, yielding MTIPRFKGIIPPLITPLKDRDSLDHDGLERLIEHVIAGGVHGLFALGTTGEGPSLSYRLRTEVIQKVCNTVSGRIPVFISVTDTSFVESVRLSQVAADSGADAVVLATPYYFPADQEELIRYVEHIVSELALPVMLYNMPSLTKVWFEIETVKALTSIERILGVKDSGGNLEYYSRLCKLRAERPDWSFFIGPEELMIQSISLGGNGGVNGGANAYPQLFVKAYESAVSGDSRQCAELQEKIQAFGKIYDIGKNSSRYIKTTKCAASILGLCDDFMAEPFIRLDKNDREKLRGLLNKLEL
- a CDS encoding sodium:solute symporter yields the protein MNASFHFFDWTILCLYFLATMGIGFYFYRRTRNEEGYTTANRSLPGWVCGLSIFATFLSSISYLALPGKTFAANWNPFVFSLSIPIVACISVRYFLPYYRKSGEVSAYALLENRFGLWARVYASFFYLLTQIARIAVVLYLMALPMQVIFGWDIYTIILVTGFCVTLYAFIGGITAVIWTDAIQAIVLMAGAVLCLIVMLFQIPGGLPAVFEAAAAGNKFSLGDFGPSLAIPTFWVVLLYGIAINLQNFGIDQSYIQRYIASSSDKEARRSIWLGALLYVPVSALFFFIGTTLFAFYKSVPEGEVSSVSISQSEFQTSEGLFAVKKIVARQKLLQQGHSVSAEDFSAEVSTLASSLEPEEIGDRVFPYFIATRLPPGIRGLLIAAIFAAAMSTVSTSLNSSATLLMSDYFKRFINPRAGNRQTMLVLYGGTILWGILGTGLSLLLVRLTESALDIWWTMSGILGGGMSGLFLLGMISRKAKNPSAITAVIAAVALILWLSFPKLIQILLFFPVDSPPHSWATSMEGSSGGWSQFLHAYMVPVFATLVILLVGLAISRIARLRVSNGKSSLF